GGTATCCGTACCGGAAGGTGCGGATGGATCACCTCCTTTCTATGGAGATATGACCGTAACGCAACATTCGCTGTTCAGTTTTGAAGGAGCATGAATCCTTCACAAGATGAAAGGAAGTTCTGCTAAAGGCTCTCGCGTCCATGCGAGAACGCAGAACGACTTACATCCTATAAGTCTGGTGATGATGGCGGAGGGGGCACACCCGTTCCCATGCCGAACACGGCCGTTAAGCCCTCCAGCGCCGATGGTACTTGCTCCGCAGGGAGCCGGGAGAGTAGGACGTTGCCAGGCAGTTACTCTTACGAGTAACTATCCATTTGTTCCTTGAAAACTGGATACTGCATGAAATTGCTAAGATATTAACTGTAAGTACTTTTTAGTAATTACGGAAATGCAAGGATGGCCTGCTAAGTTCGTCTCATCCATGAGACAACGCATGCACTAGCACATCCTGTGCGTCGTGGTTAAGTTACTAAGGGCACACGGTGGATGCCTTGGCGCTAGGAGCCGAAGAAGGACGCAGCGAACTGCGATAAGCCTCGGGGAGCGGTAAGCACGCTTTGATCCGGGGATCTCCGAATGGGGAAACCCACCATCTGTAATGGGATGGTATCCGTATCTGAATACATAGGGTACGAGAAGGCAGACCCGGTGAACTGAAACATCTAAGTAGCCGGAGGAAGAGAAAACAATAGTGATTCCGTCAGTAGTGGCGAGCGAACGCGGAAGAGCCTAAACCGTCGGGTTTACCCGGCGGGGTTGTGGGGCGTCTCACATGGAGTTACAAAAGACGCGCGTAGGTGAACAGCTTGGGAAAGCTGACCATAGAGCGTGATAGTCGCGTAACCTAAACGCGCGTCTCTCCGAGACCAACCCCGAGTAGCGCGGGACACGTGAAATCCCGTGTGAATCTGGCAGGACCATCTGCTAAGGCTAAATACTACCTAGCGACCGATAGTGAACCAGTACCGTGAGGGAAAGGTGAAAAGCACCCCGGGAGGGGAGTGAAATAGTACCTGAAACCGTGTGCTTACAAATAGTCGGAGCCCGTTAAAAGGGTGACGGCGTGCCTTTTGTAGAATGAACCGGCGAGTTACGGTAGCGTGCGAGGTTAAGTTGAAGAGACGGAGCCGCAGCGAAAGCGAGTCTGAATAGGGCGATAGTACGCTGCCGTAGACCCGAAACCGTGTGATCTAGCCATGTCCAGGGTGAAGGTAGGGTAACACCTACTGGAGGCCCGAACCCACGCACGTTGAAAAGTGCGGGGATGAGGTGTGGCTAGCGGTGAAATTCCAATCGAACTCGGAGATAGCTGGTTCTCCCCGAAATAGCTTTAGGGCTAGCCTCGGAATTTAGAGTCTTGGAGGTAGAGCACTGATTGGGCTAGGGGCCCTCATCGGGTTACCGAACTCAGTCAAACTCCGAATGCCAATGACTTATGTCCGGGAGTCAGACGGTGAGTGCTAAGATCCATCGTCAAAAGGGAAACAGCCCAGACCATCAGCTAAGGTCCCCAAGTATACGTTAAGTGGGAAACGATGTGGAGTTGCCCAGACAACCAGGATGTTGGCTTAGAAGCAGCCACCATTTAAAGAGTGCGTAATAGCTCACTGGTCGAGTGACTCTGCGCGGAAAATGTAACGGGGCTAAACGTATCACCGAAGCTATGGCAGTCCTTACGGACTGGGTAGGGGAGCGTTCCAAGCAGCAGTGAAGCCGTACTGGAAAGAGCGGTGGAGCGCTTGGAAGTGAGAATGCCGGTGTAAGTAGCGAAAAGACAAGTGAGAATCTTGTCCACCGAAAGCCTAAGGTTTCCTGGGGAAGGCTCGTCCTCCCAGGGTTAGTCGGGACCTAAGCTGAGGCCGAAAGGCGTAGGCGATGGACAACAGGTTGATATTCCTGTACCACCTCTGTTCCGCTTGAGCAATGGCGTGACGCAGGAGGATAGGGTGAGCGGCCTACTGGATGGCCGTCCAAGCAGTAAGTGTGGTGTGTAGGCAAATCCGCACGCCGTGAAGCATGAGCTGTGATGGCGAGGGAAATTTTAGTACCGAAGTCCCTGATTTCACACTGCCAAGAAAAGCGTCTAGCGAGGAACAAGGTGCCCGTACCGCAAACCGACACAGGTAGGCGAGGAGAGAATCCTAAGGTGCGCGGGATAACTCTTGCTAAGGAACTCGGCAAAATGGCCCCGTAACTTCGGGAGAAGGGGCGCCTCGGTAGGGTTAATAGCCCGAGGGGGCCGCAGTGAAAAGGCCCAAGCGACTGTTTAGCAAAAACACAGGTCTCTGCGAAGCCGCAAGGCGAAGTATAGGGGCTGACGCCTGCCCGGTGCTGGAAGGTTAAGGGGATGAGTTAGCGCAAGCGAAGCTTTGAACCGAAGCCCCAGTAAACGGCGGCCGTAACTATAACGGTCCTAAGGTAGCGAAATTCCTTGTCGGGTAAGTTCCGACCCGCACGAAAGGCGTAACGACTTGGGCGCTGTCTCGGCAAGAGACCCGGTGAAATCATAATACCTGTGAAGATGCAGGTTACCCGCGACAAGACGGAAAGACCCCATGGAGCTTTACTGTAGCCTGGTATTGGAACTTTGTGCATCATGTACAGGATAGGTGGGAAGCTGAGAAGCAGGGGCGCCAGCCTCTGTGGAGCTGTCGGTGGGATACCACCCTTGATGTACGGAGTTTCTAACTCGTCGCCCTTATCGGGCGAGAGGACCATGCCAGGTGGGCAGTTTGACTGGGGCGGTCGCCTCCTAAAAGGTAACGGAGGCGCCCAAAGGTTCCCTCAGAATGGTCGGAAATCATTCGTAGAGTGTAAAGGCAGAAGGGAGCTTGACTGCGAGACCTACAAGTCGAGCAGGGACGAAAGTCGGGCTTAGTGATCCGGTGGTTCCGCATGGAAGGGCCATCGCTCAACGGATAAAAGCTACCCTGGGGATAACAGGCTTATCTCCCCCAAGAGTCCACATCGACGGGGAGGTTTGGCACCTCGATGTCGGCTCATCGCATCCTGGGGCTGAAGTAGGTCCCAAGGGTTGGGCTGTTCGCCCATTAAAGCGGTACGCGAGCTGGGTTCAGAACGTCGTGAGACAGTTCGGTCCCTATCTGTCGCGGGCGTAGGAAGTTTGAGGAGAGCTGTCCTTAGTACGAGAGGACCGGGATGGACGCACCGCTGGTGCACCAGTTGTCACGCCAGTGGCACAGCTGGGTAGCTATGTGCGGACGGGATAAGCGCTGAAAGCATCTAAGCGTGAAGCCCCCTCCAAGATGAGACTTCCCACAGCGCAAGCTGGTAAGACCCCTCATAGACGATGAGGTTGATAGGTTCGGTGTGGAAGCGCGGTAACGCGTGGAGCTGACGAATACTAATCGGTCGAGGACTTATCCACACATTCTTAGCAATCATGCGTATTCAGTTTTCAGGGAATGAGATAGCCATCCGAGCAGGATGGCTTTTTTGTGTGTTTTTATTCCATGTGGGGCTTCCGTTGGCCTTTTTGCAATCATACCTCCAGCCACCAAATCCCCGCGCATTCCGGCAAAGTTACTAGCTTCTCTACAACGACTTTGTCCGCAAGTTCATCTCCAAAGAAAAATCTTGCTAGCCGTTCTGCTTCTTCCAAGTTTGCAAATCGATAGTCCAAGCGAATCCATTTGTGAGAGAAACCGTATTTGCTTTCTAACAAGGAATAATACTGCGTAAGAAATTCGGGTGGATGAGGTGTTTCATATCCAGTCCCCATCGTCTCCATGATGACGATCGTGCCACCAGGACGAAGCACGCGCTTCATCTCCAGAATGATCTTTTCAAGATTGAGCTCGTTGTTGGGAACTTCAGAACTGGTGAGGTAACAGACCGTCCACCCTGCTACGATGACATCCGCGCTGTTATCGTCCGCGGGAATATTTCGATGATCCGCTACGCTGGTTTTCCAATTGGAAAGACCGGCTTGCGTCAGCTGTTGTGTATTCACTTCTAGCATGGAAGCGGAAGCATCCAGAGCCAGAATGGAATTGGCATGAGGGGCAAGCACAGACGTAAGTCTACCTGAGCCAGCTCCCAGATCGATCACGTCCTGTCCTTTGATAGGGGTGATTTCTTCGATGACAGCGAGCAGACTAGATTGTCTGGAAATCATCAAATCGTACTGTTCCGCTTGAGTTTTGTAAATTTGTTCGTGGTTTGGCATCGTTCATCCTCCAGTTACTTGATCGTACTGGAAAATATGGTAAAGCCTCACGCCACGTGAAGGTCAAGAGATAGAAAAAAGGATTCCGCCTGCAAGTCTTATGAGCGACAGGGGAATCCTTCTTTTTCATTTAGGAACGGACAGAAATTAAATCTTTCGCCAGCGCTACCATTTGATCATGAAGGGTAGGGTCCAGTTGATTGCTTCCGGCGTGGTACGCGAGATGATACAAGATTCCTTGATCATAGAACTCCATCTCATGGGCGTTTGTGACGATCAGATTTACTGCGTGATTTTTATCATCATATTTGTAAAAGTTATACACATAAGAGCTGTTTGTCGTAATGATATGATGATAGAAAGTGATATCGTCGGTCAATGGCTCGACGCGCATGACGTTCCCAAACGAATCCAGTCCAGAAGCAGATGGCTTCACATGGGCCAAGGGGTTTTCATCTGTCTCCGTCATACGTACGATGAAGAAGTCTTGCGTAAGAGGGACTTCGTTATCCTGCGCGTATGTCAGCTGTAGCTGGTGTCGTATTTCTTTTTCGGAGCCTGAGGAGAATGAGACGAGATAGGCCAACTCTTTTTCGACAGGAAAAGGCAGCTTCGTTTTATCCAGTTGCTTGATGCGGCTTTGGAGAGACGAAGGCAATAGCGGTGTTATTTCCTGAATACTCATCGGCTGGTAATGCTTCACGTTTTCAGGATCTTGGGTCAGTCTGTGAATTTCGCTCTGGGCAAAAACATCTCCGCCAGCTTTTACGAGACCAGTGGAAGAGGAGCAACCGCCAAGCAATAGAAACAGGCTCACTGCAAGCGAACACACAGCTTTTGGTCGAAAATTTCTCAAGGCTTTCCTCCTATTACGCCTCCGCCCCCTTCGTTTGATTGACGAGACGAAGCATTTTATTCCCGACGTTGATTGCTGCTTGAATAATGTAGCCAGTCGTAAACGACAGCACGACTGTTCCGTAATAAATCGGGCCATCTAACAGGAAGCTTGCGCTAAGAAACATGCACGCCAGCAAAATTTCTGTCCGTCTGAATGTCCACTTTAATCTTTTCGACATAACCAGTACAAATGCCTCTTGGGGAGCAGTGCACACTTGTGTACACACATACAACCCGATACCGCTGCCGATGCAAATGTTTCCGAGTGCCATGGTCAGAAGCGGCGGCAATGAACGGATAGCAGCCATGAGCCCATCGATGGACCCAATCAAATCGACAAAGACGGAGATCAGCACCATGACCAAAATGGCACCGACAGAAATATAACTGCGATCCATGAAAAGGACGATGATGACAAAGGTCAGGTTAATGGCAAACATCCAGAAGCCAATCGATATCCCGAAGTTTTGATACAGGGCAATAAACAGAGAATCATACGGGCTAAGACCAAAGGATGTAATGGTCGTCATCATGTTGATCCCGAGCGCCAAAATCAATAAGCCTACGATAAACAAGAGATATTCAAATTTTAAGCGAATCACAAAACACGACTCCTTTCATTCTACATAAGGAGAGCATAAGATGTGGAACGCTTTTCAGAGCAAGCGGAATGTGTTTTGATGTATGTAATTAGTACTGATCCGAC
This genomic stretch from Brevibacillus brevis harbors:
- a CDS encoding YczE/YyaS/YitT family protein; its protein translation is MIRLKFEYLLFIVGLLILALGINMMTTITSFGLSPYDSLFIALYQNFGISIGFWMFAINLTFVIIVLFMDRSYISVGAILVMVLISVFVDLIGSIDGLMAAIRSLPPLLTMALGNICIGSGIGLYVCTQVCTAPQEAFVLVMSKRLKWTFRRTEILLACMFLSASFLLDGPIYYGTVVLSFTTGYIIQAAINVGNKMLRLVNQTKGAEA
- a CDS encoding class I SAM-dependent methyltransferase, producing the protein MPNHEQIYKTQAEQYDLMISRQSSLLAVIEEITPIKGQDVIDLGAGSGRLTSVLAPHANSILALDASASMLEVNTQQLTQAGLSNWKTSVADHRNIPADDNSADVIVAGWTVCYLTSSEVPNNELNLEKIILEMKRVLRPGGTIVIMETMGTGYETPHPPEFLTQYYSLLESKYGFSHKWIRLDYRFANLEEAERLARFFFGDELADKVVVEKLVTLPECAGIWWLEV